The Arthrobacter russicus genome has a segment encoding these proteins:
- the fmt gene encoding methionyl-tRNA formyltransferase, with protein sequence MRVLFAGTPAVALPALEELRAAGFSVVGVLTRPDAPVGRKRISTPSPVAARAAELGLPVIKAARVDEAAQAAIAALRPDVAAIVAYGAIVPPSALVLPEHGWINLHFSLLPAWRGAAPVQHAVINGDDLTGASTFQLEAGLDTGPVFGTVTEPIRAEDTGSALLDRLSRSGAVLLAQTLAAIADGSAVAIAQSGTVSLAPKLTIEDGKIDFTAPALAISRRIRGVTAEPGAWTWLDGQRFKVGQAVLRPDQRDLPPGRLAVLGKSLLVGTGSHAIELLAVQPAGKKMMKAADWLRGIGTVEGMVFGG encoded by the coding sequence GTGAGGGTGCTCTTCGCCGGCACCCCTGCGGTGGCCCTGCCCGCGCTCGAGGAACTCCGGGCTGCGGGATTCTCGGTGGTCGGTGTGCTGACCAGACCGGATGCACCGGTCGGCCGGAAACGGATTTCGACCCCGTCCCCGGTGGCGGCGCGTGCTGCGGAATTGGGCCTGCCGGTGATCAAAGCAGCCCGCGTCGACGAGGCAGCGCAAGCCGCGATCGCCGCGCTGCGCCCGGATGTCGCCGCCATCGTCGCCTATGGGGCGATCGTTCCGCCGTCGGCCCTGGTGCTGCCCGAGCACGGTTGGATCAACCTGCATTTCTCGCTGCTTCCGGCCTGGCGCGGTGCTGCTCCGGTGCAGCACGCGGTGATCAACGGCGACGACCTGACCGGTGCTTCCACGTTCCAGCTCGAGGCGGGTCTGGACACCGGGCCGGTTTTCGGCACGGTCACCGAGCCGATCCGCGCCGAGGACACCGGGTCCGCCTTGCTCGACCGGCTCTCCCGTTCCGGCGCGGTGCTGCTCGCGCAGACCCTTGCCGCGATTGCGGACGGCTCGGCGGTCGCGATCGCCCAGTCCGGAACGGTCTCTTTGGCTCCGAAGCTCACCATCGAGGACGGGAAGATCGACTTCACCGCGCCGGCGTTGGCGATCAGCCGAAGAATCCGCGGGGTCACTGCGGAACCGGGGGCTTGGACGTGGTTGGACGGGCAACGCTTCAAAGTGGGCCAAGCGGTGCTGCGCCCGGACCAGCGGGACCTGCCGCCTGGCCGGTTGGCGGTGCTGGGCAAGTCGCTCCTGGTCGGCACCGGATCGCACGCGATAGAACTGCTGGCCGTGCAACCGGCCGGGAAAAAGATGATGAAGGCCGCCGATTGGTTGCGCGGGATCGGAACGGTCGAGGGGATGGTATTCGGTGGATGA